The proteins below are encoded in one region of Microbacterium pygmaeum:
- a CDS encoding C-glycoside deglycosidase beta subunit domain-containing protein yields MPNGLIHADSLRVHPEGLALSLTLPWYRSLWLSSVTSLELTIDGVQVPADDLSFELQGVRYALDELPQQSDVLWFLQEHPLLIVARERPVELGERHEVTLIGQLRLPYMQIAPGADGGPGMYVPNFVRDVKTLTATDRDAPAPALVSDVPPPPPATDADPFQLGLTLYSASAEFRAGWYDFDGLLDRVAELGIGPGIEIVASQVVPTYPVVSDEFVRTWRAAFDRHGFAESSFGANLDMGRRRDRDMTPDEEFAFSELMFQGAKKLGFPLVRIQSAKPELLRRLLPIAEKLNLKLAYEIHAPMGPNADAVLKVRETYAELDSPLLGFVADFSSTMHSMSPTLLRAVQRAGLDDEALQTLQAIWATEATMQERQQEFIGYLKGRDFDPGRLGSFAHLAFNMHGHVAPQEWADIMPQILHVHAKFYDIDENGQEPAIDYPELVRVFVEGGYRGYWSSEWEGHAFAELGEVDPLLLVRKQHDLIRRSMRELQPA; encoded by the coding sequence ATGCCCAACGGACTGATCCACGCCGACAGCCTGCGCGTCCACCCCGAGGGCCTCGCGCTCTCGCTCACCCTGCCCTGGTACCGGAGCCTCTGGCTGTCGTCGGTCACGTCGCTGGAGCTCACGATCGACGGCGTGCAGGTTCCGGCCGACGACCTGTCGTTCGAGCTGCAGGGCGTGCGGTACGCACTGGACGAACTGCCCCAGCAGAGCGACGTGCTCTGGTTCCTGCAGGAGCACCCCCTGCTGATCGTGGCGCGCGAGCGGCCGGTCGAGCTCGGCGAGCGCCATGAGGTCACGCTGATCGGCCAGCTCCGACTGCCGTACATGCAGATCGCGCCGGGTGCCGACGGAGGACCGGGCATGTACGTGCCGAACTTCGTCCGCGACGTCAAGACGCTGACGGCGACGGATCGGGATGCCCCGGCCCCGGCGCTCGTCTCGGACGTGCCGCCCCCGCCTCCGGCGACGGACGCCGATCCGTTCCAGCTCGGCCTCACCCTGTACTCGGCGAGCGCCGAGTTCCGTGCCGGCTGGTACGACTTCGACGGACTGCTCGACCGGGTCGCCGAGCTCGGCATCGGCCCGGGCATCGAGATCGTCGCATCGCAGGTCGTGCCGACCTACCCGGTCGTCTCGGACGAGTTCGTGCGCACCTGGCGCGCGGCGTTCGACAGGCACGGCTTCGCCGAGAGCTCGTTCGGTGCGAACCTCGACATGGGTCGCCGCCGCGATCGCGACATGACACCGGACGAGGAATTCGCGTTCAGCGAGCTGATGTTCCAGGGTGCCAAGAAGCTCGGCTTCCCGCTGGTGCGGATCCAGAGCGCCAAGCCCGAGCTGCTGAGACGGCTGCTGCCGATCGCCGAGAAGCTGAACCTGAAGCTGGCCTACGAGATCCACGCACCCATGGGTCCGAACGCGGACGCAGTCCTGAAGGTCCGCGAGACGTACGCCGAGCTGGACTCGCCCCTCCTCGGCTTCGTCGCCGATTTCTCGTCCACCATGCACTCCATGTCGCCCACCCTCCTTCGCGCCGTCCAGCGCGCCGGGCTGGACGACGAGGCGCTGCAGACGCTGCAGGCCATCTGGGCGACCGAGGCGACGATGCAGGAGCGCCAGCAGGAGTTCATCGGCTACCTGAAGGGGCGCGACTTCGATCCGGGGCGACTCGGATCCTTTGCGCACCTCGCGTTCAACATGCACGGTCACGTCGCTCCGCAGGAGTGGGCCGACATCATGCCGCAGATCCTGCACGTGCACGCGAAGTTCTACGACATCGACGAGAACGGCCAGGAGCCGGCCATCGACTACCCGGAGCTCGTGCGAGTGTTCGTCGAGGGCGGATACCGCGGCTACT